The Mesorhizobium sp. B1-1-8 genome contains a region encoding:
- a CDS encoding cytochrome c3 family protein, with translation MPQIFSKNANGVARFVIWGSCALLLIAAAIGIILPRSDLVTGVGEPLAQPVPFSHKHHVGQLGIDCRYCHSGVETSAAAGLPATEVCMTCHSQLFTDAGMLAPVRASLAGGQPIAWQRVNSVPDFVFFNHAIHVTKGVACETCHGEVDEMPLTRRAHTLSMEWCLGCHRNPEPNLRPPQDVFLMHWQPPGDIEEVRRKLIGMLDIHPETMTDCYVCHR, from the coding sequence ATGCCGCAGATCTTCTCGAAAAACGCCAATGGCGTTGCGCGCTTCGTCATCTGGGGAAGCTGTGCACTTCTGCTGATAGCCGCCGCGATCGGGATAATCCTCCCCCGCTCGGACCTGGTAACGGGAGTAGGGGAGCCGTTGGCGCAGCCAGTGCCATTCAGCCACAAACACCATGTCGGCCAGCTCGGCATCGACTGCCGCTATTGCCACAGCGGTGTGGAAACCTCGGCTGCGGCGGGCCTGCCGGCAACCGAAGTCTGCATGACCTGCCATTCGCAGCTTTTCACCGATGCCGGCATGTTGGCGCCGGTCCGCGCAAGCCTCGCCGGCGGCCAGCCCATCGCATGGCAGCGCGTCAACAGCGTCCCCGACTTCGTCTTCTTCAACCACGCGATCCACGTAACCAAGGGTGTCGCCTGCGAGACCTGCCATGGCGAGGTGGACGAGATGCCGCTGACGAGGCGGGCCCATACGCTGAGCATGGAATGGTGCCTCGGCTGCCACCGCAACCCGGAGCCCAACCTACGCCCGCCGCAGGATGTATTCCTTATGCACTGGCAGCCACCCGGGGACATCGAAGAGGTCAGGCGAAAGCTGATCGGCATGCTCGACATCCACCCCGAGACGATGACGGATTGCTATGTCTGCCATCGCTGA
- a CDS encoding TAT-variant-translocated molybdopterin oxidoreductase, with protein sequence MSAIADDRPGFAIDIAALRKRLALGGETWRSLDEIAGTAEFRRFVEAEFPAIAERLPAKPNRRTLLKLMGASLSMAGLAACSRAESIVPYVRQPEMLIPGRPVYYATTLSSDGFGIGAIVESHEGRPTKVEGNPDHPASRGATDAVMQAAALTLFDPDRSRTSLKDGEPASYGDFLKDMAALVSRWTAWQGKGGALLLDASTSPTLAAQIDALRARYPKLKIYRHGPLATPASAEASQALFGSALIPIHHLDRSEVIFSFDADFLGEGPGRLAYARDFAARRRVRNPSDRMSRLYAVESTPTITGAAADHRLAIRPSEIETVAVELNAALGGQAGASGSPVDHAWMAALVDDLRAAGRDALVIAGAHQSAFVQAAALAVNAKLGALGNTVELIEPPDALRVDGDLGALCETIGDGAIDTVVVLGANPLHTAPASLDPRKAFSGLKLLVHHGFYRDETAFLAHWHVPAAHELESWSDIRAYDGAASLVQPLIRPLYDGKTVHELLAVLGGQFEADPLSLLRQHWTELDDDAWKKALRDGIVPNGAARSVSVTVPPDLGGLRPAAKAADGIEIRFVADPWLRDGRFANASWLQELPRPLTKIVWGNAALISPATAERLKIANGKVINVASNGADIDAPAWIVPGHPDETVTLSFGFGRKVGSVAALSAGYNAFRLRSGTEWIATGAATASRGSSLRVITTQHHQAMEGRAIVRHASLEAFRLIPDFVRNNAPPTPTESLYPDWRYDQEAWAMAIDLSACIGCMACVSACQAENNIAPAGPEECERGHEMHWLRVDRYYAGSVDAPETFFQPVPCMHCEKAPCEVVCPVNATVHTHDGLNAQVYNRCIGTRYCSQNCPYKVRRFNFLDHQSFDKQEAGPEQGVHNPNVSVRSRGVMEKCTYCVQRISAKRIQAQIENRAISDGEVVTACQQACPTQAISFGDLNRKDAHVAREKAAPQNYTLLEELNTRPRTTYLGKISNPNGKLAKPGEASDG encoded by the coding sequence ATGTCTGCCATCGCTGACGACAGGCCTGGTTTCGCCATCGACATCGCGGCTCTGCGCAAGCGGCTGGCGCTGGGCGGAGAGACATGGCGCAGCCTTGACGAGATCGCGGGCACGGCCGAATTCCGACGTTTTGTCGAAGCCGAGTTTCCGGCAATCGCCGAGCGTCTGCCGGCAAAGCCGAACCGGCGGACCTTGCTGAAGCTGATGGGCGCTTCGCTGTCGATGGCTGGGCTGGCCGCCTGCAGCAGGGCGGAGAGCATCGTACCCTATGTGCGTCAGCCAGAGATGCTGATCCCGGGTAGGCCGGTCTATTACGCGACAACATTGTCGAGCGACGGCTTCGGCATCGGCGCCATCGTCGAAAGCCATGAAGGACGGCCGACGAAAGTCGAGGGCAACCCAGACCATCCGGCATCGCGCGGCGCCACCGACGCGGTGATGCAGGCAGCGGCGCTGACGCTGTTCGATCCCGATCGGTCGCGCACGTCGCTCAAGGACGGCGAACCGGCATCATATGGCGATTTCCTCAAAGACATGGCGGCGCTCGTTTCGCGCTGGACGGCATGGCAAGGGAAGGGAGGGGCCCTGCTCCTCGATGCCTCGACGTCGCCGACGCTCGCGGCGCAGATAGATGCGCTGCGAGCGCGCTATCCGAAGCTGAAAATCTACCGCCACGGTCCGCTAGCGACGCCGGCATCGGCCGAGGCGTCGCAGGCGCTGTTCGGCTCGGCGCTGATACCGATCCACCACTTGGACCGTTCAGAGGTGATTTTCAGCTTCGATGCCGATTTCCTCGGCGAAGGGCCGGGGCGACTCGCCTATGCACGCGACTTCGCGGCGCGGCGGCGCGTGCGCAATCCGTCCGACCGGATGAGCCGGCTTTATGCCGTGGAGTCGACGCCGACGATCACCGGCGCGGCAGCCGACCACCGGCTGGCGATCAGGCCAAGCGAGATCGAGACCGTCGCTGTCGAACTGAACGCGGCGTTGGGTGGCCAGGCCGGAGCTTCCGGCTCGCCGGTCGACCATGCCTGGATGGCGGCGTTGGTCGATGATTTAAGGGCAGCGGGCCGCGATGCGCTGGTCATTGCCGGGGCGCATCAGAGCGCCTTCGTTCAAGCCGCCGCGCTGGCCGTCAATGCCAAGCTTGGCGCGCTTGGCAACACGGTGGAGCTGATCGAGCCGCCGGATGCGTTGCGGGTGGATGGCGACCTGGGAGCGCTGTGCGAAACAATTGGCGATGGCGCAATCGATACGGTCGTGGTGCTGGGCGCAAACCCGCTGCACACCGCCCCGGCGAGCCTCGATCCGCGCAAGGCCTTTTCGGGTCTGAAGCTACTCGTCCATCACGGATTCTACCGCGATGAGACCGCTTTCCTGGCGCATTGGCATGTGCCCGCTGCACATGAGCTCGAGAGTTGGAGCGATATACGTGCCTATGACGGCGCCGCCTCGCTGGTGCAGCCGCTGATCAGGCCGCTCTACGACGGCAAGACCGTGCATGAATTGCTTGCCGTGCTTGGCGGCCAGTTCGAAGCCGATCCGCTTTCGCTCCTGCGGCAGCATTGGACCGAGCTCGATGACGATGCCTGGAAGAAGGCGTTGCGCGACGGCATTGTGCCGAACGGCGCTGCCAGGTCCGTATCCGTCACCGTGCCGCCGGATCTGGGTGGACTAAGGCCAGCGGCGAAAGCGGCCGATGGCATCGAGATACGGTTCGTCGCCGATCCGTGGCTGCGCGACGGCCGCTTTGCCAATGCGTCGTGGCTGCAGGAATTGCCGCGGCCGCTGACCAAGATCGTCTGGGGCAATGCGGCGCTCATCTCGCCCGCCACCGCGGAGCGGCTGAAGATCGCAAATGGCAAGGTCATCAACGTCGCATCCAACGGGGCGGACATCGATGCGCCGGCCTGGATCGTGCCCGGCCACCCCGATGAAACGGTGACGCTCTCGTTCGGCTTCGGGCGCAAGGTGGGTTCTGTTGCCGCGCTGTCGGCGGGCTACAACGCCTTCCGGCTGCGCAGCGGCACAGAGTGGATCGCGACCGGCGCCGCAACCGCGTCGCGCGGCAGCAGCCTGCGGGTCATCACGACACAGCATCACCAGGCGATGGAGGGACGCGCCATCGTGCGCCACGCGTCGCTCGAAGCGTTCCGGCTGATCCCGGATTTCGTCCGCAACAACGCGCCGCCGACGCCGACGGAATCGCTCTATCCCGATTGGCGCTACGATCAGGAGGCCTGGGCGATGGCGATCGACCTTTCGGCCTGTATCGGCTGCATGGCCTGCGTTTCGGCCTGCCAGGCGGAGAACAACATCGCGCCGGCCGGTCCGGAAGAATGCGAGCGCGGGCACGAGATGCACTGGCTGCGGGTCGACCGCTACTATGCCGGGTCGGTCGATGCGCCCGAGACGTTTTTCCAGCCAGTGCCTTGCATGCATTGCGAGAAGGCGCCCTGCGAGGTGGTCTGCCCGGTCAACGCCACGGTCCATACGCATGACGGGCTGAATGCCCAGGTCTATAACCGCTGCATCGGCACGCGCTATTGCTCGCAGAACTGCCCCTACAAGGTTCGGCGCTTCAATTTCCTCGACCATCAGTCCTTCGACAAGCAAGAGGCAGGCCCGGAGCAGGGCGTGCACAATCCCAATGTCAGCGTGCGCTCGCGGGGCGTGATGGAGAAGTGCACCTACTGCGTCCAACGCATCAGCGCCAAGCGCATCCAGGCCCAGATCGAAAACCGCGCCATTTCCGACGGCGAGGTGGTCACGGCATGCCAGCAGGCCTGTCCGACGCAGGCGATCAGCTTCGGCGATCTGAACAGGAAGGACGCGCACGTCGCCCGGGAAAAGGCCGCGCCACAGAACTACACGCTGCTCGAGGAGCTGAACACGCGGCCCCGAACGACCTATCTCGGCAAGATTTCCAATCCCAACGGCAAGCTGGCCAAGCCGGGTGAGGCGAGTGATGGCTGA
- the nrfD gene encoding NrfD/PsrC family molybdoenzyme membrane anchor subunit, whose protein sequence is MAEASAEGPAVLRGRHDFPEISGRIGSIVLGGRLPRHFWTAFFLCFLLVLLLLYSISYLISVGVGAYGIDIPVAWGTMISNFVWWIGIGHAGTLISAVLLLLRQPWRASINRFAEAMTLFAVAMAGLFPILHLGRPWFFYWLLPLPNVHMHWPQWRSPLVWDFAAIATYATVSLLFWYMGLLPDLAVLRDRGRSRPAQLFYGILALGWRGSAYHWARYQTVYFLLAALATPLVVSVHSIVSLDFTFAITPGYHSTIFPPYFVAGALLSGFAMVLTIAIPLRWAFSVKDLITVRHMDNAAKLMIAAGMVVAYGYVSEAFFAWYSGKPYERAMMLQRAIGPYAPLFWTMLGLNCGVLQLLWFRRIRRNMPVLFAIAVAINIGMWIERYIIVVTGPSRDYLPSAWGEQSLTWLDFGILFGSIGTFFALVFLFIRILPAITIFEVEELAEEEGKLR, encoded by the coding sequence ATGGCTGAAGCGAGCGCCGAAGGCCCGGCGGTCCTGCGCGGCCGCCACGATTTTCCCGAAATCAGCGGCCGCATCGGCTCGATCGTGCTTGGCGGACGGCTGCCGCGTCATTTCTGGACCGCATTTTTCCTGTGCTTCCTGCTCGTCCTGTTGCTCCTGTATTCCATCAGCTATCTGATCTCGGTCGGTGTCGGCGCGTACGGCATCGATATCCCGGTGGCATGGGGTACGATGATTTCCAACTTCGTCTGGTGGATCGGCATCGGCCACGCCGGTACGCTGATCTCAGCGGTGCTGCTGCTGCTGCGCCAGCCCTGGCGGGCCTCTATCAACCGCTTCGCGGAAGCCATGACGCTGTTTGCCGTCGCCATGGCCGGACTGTTCCCGATCCTGCATCTGGGCCGGCCATGGTTCTTCTACTGGTTGCTGCCACTGCCCAATGTGCATATGCACTGGCCGCAATGGCGCAGTCCGCTGGTCTGGGATTTTGCGGCGATCGCTACGTATGCGACCGTCTCGCTGTTGTTCTGGTATATGGGGTTGTTGCCCGACCTGGCGGTGTTGAGGGATCGCGGCAGGTCGAGACCTGCTCAGCTCTTCTACGGAATACTGGCGCTCGGATGGCGCGGGTCGGCCTACCATTGGGCGCGCTACCAGACCGTCTATTTCCTGCTTGCCGCGCTCGCGACGCCGCTGGTCGTGTCGGTGCATTCGATCGTCTCGCTCGACTTCACCTTCGCGATCACGCCCGGCTATCACTCGACCATCTTCCCGCCCTATTTCGTCGCTGGCGCGCTGCTCTCCGGCTTTGCCATGGTGCTCACAATCGCCATCCCGCTGCGCTGGGCTTTTTCCGTGAAAGACCTGATCACCGTCAGGCACATGGACAATGCCGCCAAGCTGATGATCGCCGCGGGAATGGTCGTCGCCTACGGCTATGTCTCGGAAGCGTTCTTCGCCTGGTATTCGGGTAAACCTTACGAACGTGCAATGATGTTGCAGCGCGCCATTGGCCCGTACGCGCCTTTGTTCTGGACAATGCTTGGCCTCAATTGCGGGGTGCTGCAGCTGCTGTGGTTCAGACGCATCCGGCGCAACATGCCGGTGCTGTTTGCGATTGCCGTGGCGATCAACATCGGCATGTGGATCGAGCGCTACATCATCGTCGTCACAGGACCGAGCCGGGATTACCTGCCGTCCGCCTGGGGCGAGCAGTCGCTGACGTGGCTCGATTTCGGCATCCTGTTCGGTTCGATCGGCACTTTCTTCGCGCTGGTGTTCCTGTTCATCCGCATCCTGCCGGCGATCACCATCTTCGAGGTCGAGGAACTGGCGGAAGAGGAGGGCAAGCTCCGATGA
- a CDS encoding DUF3341 domain-containing protein has product MSLYGLVAVFADPQALIEAARGMRERGYRRMDAFSPFPMKELDGILGIRKTRLPWAVLAGGIAGAALVYALIWYSVEIDYPVNVGGRPLHSWPPFVVIAFEAGILGAAFAGFIGVLAANGLPCYHHPVFNAESFSYARGGKFYLLIEAGDPKYRKGVTKGQLTRLGAEMVEEVEA; this is encoded by the coding sequence ATGAGCCTCTACGGCCTTGTGGCGGTGTTTGCCGATCCGCAAGCGCTCATAGAGGCGGCGCGCGGCATGCGCGAGCGCGGCTATCGGCGCATGGATGCCTTCTCGCCATTCCCAATGAAGGAGCTGGACGGGATACTGGGTATCCGGAAGACGCGCCTGCCTTGGGCCGTACTCGCCGGAGGCATCGCCGGCGCCGCTCTGGTCTATGCGTTGATCTGGTATTCGGTCGAGATCGACTATCCGGTGAATGTCGGCGGGCGGCCGCTGCATTCCTGGCCGCCCTTCGTCGTCATCGCCTTCGAAGCCGGCATTCTCGGCGCCGCCTTCGCCGGCTTCATCGGAGTGCTCGCGGCCAACGGGCTGCCTTGCTACCACCACCCGGTCTTCAATGCGGAAAGCTTCAGCTATGCGCGCGGCGGCAAGTTCTATCTGCTGATCGAAGCGGGTGATCCCAAATACCGCAAGGGCGTGACCAAGGGCCAGCTGACACGGCTCGGCGCCGAGATGGTCGAGGAGGTCGAGGCATGA
- a CDS encoding c-type cytochrome, producing the protein MMSRLRLVLLLAALLVAGCRQDMEDQPRYDPLEASDQFADGMSARTPVAGTVARDADLTPTPDRIPYPVTIELLRRGQQRFDIFCSPCHGRSGDGHGMIVQRGFPAPPSYHQDALRKAADRHFYDVITNGYGAMYSYAARVPPRDRWAIVAYIRALQYSRDAPVAELPQTLRARLEAEASP; encoded by the coding sequence ATGATGAGCCGTCTGCGCCTCGTGCTCTTGCTCGCCGCATTGCTCGTCGCCGGCTGCCGGCAGGATATGGAGGATCAGCCGCGCTACGACCCGCTGGAGGCCAGCGATCAGTTCGCCGACGGCATGTCGGCGCGAACGCCTGTCGCCGGAACCGTTGCCCGCGACGCCGACCTGACGCCAACGCCGGACCGGATCCCTTATCCGGTCACCATCGAGCTTCTGCGGCGCGGACAGCAGCGCTTCGACATCTTCTGCTCGCCCTGCCACGGCCGCTCGGGCGACGGTCACGGCATGATTGTCCAACGCGGTTTCCCGGCGCCGCCGAGCTACCATCAAGACGCGCTGCGCAAGGCCGCCGACCGGCATTTCTACGACGTCATCACCAATGGCTACGGCGCCATGTATTCCTACGCGGCGCGGGTGCCGCCGCGGGACCGCTGGGCGATCGTCGCCTATATCCGCGCGCTGCAATATTCGCGTGACGCCCCGGTCGCCGAACTTCCGCAGACATTGCGCGCGCGGCTCGAAGCGGAGGCTTCGCCATGA
- a CDS encoding SCO family protein, translating to MRSLLAALGLLLAGAALASERPTFDPKIGAQLSLGRELVDANRQRRTLDGTLGGHPALVIFGYDRCPNLCGVTQQAVASDLKKTSLRPADYRALFISIDPEETPADAAAAQAEIASAAGPSAPAWRFLTGSDGAGAALANEAGITFDRRKGIDQFVHPIAVIALTPSGRIARVLPALSFTPRDLELALVEASANKLGSIADHVFLLCAGFDSSKGQYSPAIWVALKLASLATVLGLGATVLWQTRGRAR from the coding sequence ATGAGAAGCTTGCTTGCGGCGCTTGGCCTGTTGCTCGCTGGTGCGGCACTCGCCAGCGAGCGACCGACCTTCGACCCGAAAATCGGCGCTCAACTTAGCCTTGGCCGCGAATTGGTCGATGCAAACCGCCAGAGGCGGACGCTTGACGGAACCCTGGGCGGCCATCCAGCGCTCGTCATCTTCGGCTACGACAGATGCCCGAATCTTTGCGGTGTCACACAGCAGGCGGTCGCTTCCGATCTGAAGAAGACGTCGCTTCGTCCTGCCGACTATCGCGCGCTGTTCATTTCGATCGATCCCGAAGAGACGCCCGCCGATGCCGCGGCGGCGCAGGCGGAGATCGCGTCCGCTGCCGGTCCGTCCGCACCGGCGTGGCGGTTCCTGACAGGCAGCGACGGCGCCGGCGCGGCGCTTGCCAATGAGGCCGGCATAACTTTCGACCGACGTAAAGGCATCGACCAGTTCGTGCATCCGATCGCGGTCATCGCGCTCACACCGTCCGGCCGGATTGCGCGGGTGTTGCCGGCGCTGAGCTTCACGCCGCGCGACCTTGAGCTCGCGCTGGTCGAGGCGTCGGCCAACAAGCTCGGCTCTATCGCCGATCACGTCTTCCTCCTCTGCGCCGGCTTCGACAGTTCGAAGGGGCAGTATTCGCCTGCGATATGGGTGGCGCTGAAATTGGCAAGCCTGGCGACGGTGCTCGGCCTGGGCGCGACCGTGCTCTGGCAGACGCGGGGGAGGGCAAGGTGA
- the coxB gene encoding cytochrome c oxidase subunit II yields MSFGIPFFPQEASSEAGYVDALFYTLLAFSVVLGLALTGLVVGYAVKYRVGSLADRTGSRSRNMPLEMTWTIASLIIAFIFFGWGAALFVRRDHPPADALEISGLGKQWMWEFRQPGGQREINELHVPVGKPVVVSLASQDVIHSFYVPAFRIKQDAVPGRTTHIWFIATEPGRYHLFCAQYCGTQHSEMGGWVTVMAPEQYASWLNGQGEGETLAASGEKLFRALGCSGCHGASSKVRAPPLEGIFGRPVALDNQQTVIADERYLRDSILNPKKEIAAGYQPVMPSFDGLIDEGELQMLLAYLKSLSPQPAAGAKS; encoded by the coding sequence GTGAGCTTCGGCATTCCCTTCTTCCCGCAGGAAGCCTCATCGGAAGCCGGGTATGTCGATGCCCTGTTCTACACGCTGCTCGCCTTCTCGGTTGTTCTCGGACTGGCGCTCACCGGTCTCGTCGTCGGTTACGCTGTGAAATACCGCGTCGGCTCGCTGGCGGATCGCACCGGCTCGCGTTCGCGCAACATGCCGCTGGAAATGACCTGGACGATCGCAAGCCTGATCATCGCCTTCATCTTCTTCGGCTGGGGCGCGGCGCTTTTCGTGCGCCGCGACCATCCGCCGGCGGACGCGCTCGAGATCTCGGGGCTTGGCAAGCAATGGATGTGGGAGTTCAGGCAACCGGGCGGCCAGCGCGAGATCAACGAATTGCATGTTCCGGTCGGCAAGCCGGTCGTGGTGTCGCTCGCCTCGCAAGACGTCATCCACTCCTTCTACGTGCCGGCCTTCCGCATCAAGCAGGACGCGGTGCCCGGGCGCACGACGCATATCTGGTTCATCGCCACCGAGCCTGGCCGCTACCATCTCTTCTGCGCCCAATATTGCGGCACGCAGCATTCCGAAATGGGCGGCTGGGTGACAGTGATGGCTCCCGAGCAATATGCATCCTGGCTGAACGGCCAAGGCGAGGGAGAGACACTTGCCGCGAGCGGCGAAAAACTGTTTCGTGCGCTTGGCTGCTCAGGCTGCCATGGCGCGAGCAGCAAGGTGAGGGCGCCGCCCCTCGAAGGCATCTTCGGCCGGCCGGTGGCGCTCGACAACCAGCAGACGGTGATCGCCGACGAGCGCTATCTGCGCGACTCCATCCTCAACCCGAAGAAGGAGATCGCCGCCGGCTACCAGCCGGTCATGCCGAGCTTCGACGGCCTTATCGACGAAGGCGAGCTGCAGATGCTGCTTGCCTATCTGAAGTCGCTGTCGCCTCAACCAGCGGCTGGAGCCAAGTCATGA
- the ctaD gene encoding cytochrome c oxidase subunit I, translating into MSNAAMPGTYLGKGSGPRAWLLTTDHKRVAWLYLMSLTAFFFLGGAMAVLMRIELATPAGDLVSDDVYNRLFSLHGIIMVWFFLVPSIPATMGNFLLPLMIGARDLAFPRLNLASWYVFIFGSLFALFAVVAGGVDTGWTFYTPLSTLYANGFVSTAAFGVFIVGFSTIMTGINFIVTVHTLRAPGLTWFRLPIFVWTLYATSLVMVLATPVLAASLILIVLERVFGIGIFNPDLGGDPLLFQHLFWFYSHPAVYIMILPGMGVVSEVLPCFSRRPLFGYKAVAMSSMAIAVFGFLVWGHHMFVSGQSAYAGVVFSFLSFCVAIPSAIKVFNWSLTLRKGEISFETPMLYALFFLALFTFGGLAGLFLAALAVDVHVHDTYFVIAHFHYIMVGGMVTAYMAGLHFWWPKLTGRMYSETAGRIAAAVTFIGFNLTFFPQYVLGFNGMPRRYHTYPPEFQFWNVLSSGGAVVLAIGYLMPLFYLGWSLLRSARAPDNPWNATGLEWQTSSPPPPHNFETMPVVTRPAYAYDMKGLEHERFSPHREEAAG; encoded by the coding sequence ATGAGCAACGCAGCGATGCCCGGCACTTATCTGGGGAAGGGGAGCGGGCCTCGCGCGTGGCTGCTCACCACCGACCACAAGCGCGTGGCGTGGCTCTACCTGATGTCGCTGACCGCCTTCTTCTTTCTCGGCGGCGCCATGGCGGTGCTGATGCGGATCGAGCTGGCGACACCGGCAGGCGACCTCGTCTCCGACGATGTCTACAACCGGCTGTTCTCGCTCCACGGCATCATCATGGTCTGGTTTTTCCTGGTGCCGTCGATCCCGGCGACCATGGGCAATTTCCTTTTGCCGCTGATGATCGGCGCGCGCGATCTTGCGTTTCCGCGGCTGAACCTCGCCAGCTGGTATGTCTTCATCTTCGGCAGTCTGTTCGCGTTGTTTGCGGTGGTAGCCGGCGGCGTCGATACCGGCTGGACCTTCTACACGCCGCTGTCGACGCTCTATGCCAACGGCTTCGTCTCGACCGCCGCGTTCGGCGTCTTCATCGTCGGCTTCTCGACGATCATGACCGGCATCAACTTCATCGTCACGGTGCACACGCTGCGCGCGCCGGGGCTCACCTGGTTCCGTCTGCCGATTTTCGTCTGGACGCTCTACGCCACCAGTCTTGTGATGGTGCTGGCAACGCCGGTGCTCGCCGCCTCGCTGATCCTGATCGTGCTGGAGCGCGTCTTCGGCATCGGCATCTTCAATCCCGATCTCGGCGGCGATCCGCTGCTCTTCCAGCATCTCTTCTGGTTCTATTCGCACCCCGCAGTCTACATCATGATCCTGCCCGGCATGGGCGTGGTGTCTGAGGTCTTGCCCTGCTTCAGCCGCCGGCCGTTGTTCGGTTACAAGGCGGTAGCGATGTCGTCGATGGCGATCGCCGTCTTCGGATTCCTGGTCTGGGGCCATCATATGTTCGTCAGCGGGCAGTCGGCCTATGCCGGCGTGGTGTTCTCGTTCCTGTCCTTCTGCGTCGCGATCCCCTCAGCGATCAAGGTCTTCAACTGGAGCCTGACGCTGCGCAAGGGCGAGATCAGCTTCGAGACGCCCATGCTCTACGCGCTGTTCTTCCTGGCGCTGTTCACCTTCGGCGGATTGGCCGGGCTCTTTCTTGCGGCGTTGGCGGTCGATGTCCATGTCCACGACACCTATTTCGTCATCGCGCATTTCCACTACATCATGGTCGGCGGCATGGTGACCGCCTATATGGCCGGCCTGCATTTCTGGTGGCCGAAGCTGACCGGCCGCATGTATTCGGAAACGGCGGGGCGCATAGCGGCAGCCGTCACCTTTATCGGCTTCAACCTGACCTTCTTCCCGCAATATGTGCTGGGCTTCAACGGCATGCCGCGGCGCTATCATACCTATCCGCCGGAGTTCCAGTTCTGGAACGTACTGTCCTCCGGCGGCGCGGTGGTACTGGCGATCGGGTATCTAATGCCGTTGTTCTATCTCGGCTGGTCGCTGCTTCGCAGCGCCCGCGCGCCCGACAATCCGTGGAATGCCACCGGGCTGGAATGGCAGACAAGCTCGCCGCCGCCGCCGCATAATTTTGAGACGATGCCGGTGGTGACGCGGCCAGCCTATGCTTACGACATGAAGGGGCTCGAGCACGAGCGTTTCAGTCCGCACCGGGAGGAGGCGGCGGGATGA